DNA from Sulfurimonas gotlandica GD1:
ATGGAAAAACCATGTGATAAGCCGAACATAGGCAATAGTACAACAGACAATCCCATAAGAGTTATAGCGATATAACCACCTATTACTAAATATACATGTGAACGAAGAAGTGACATAATATCTACTTCAATTGTACCTGCATATCCAAGAGCCATTACAAGGCCAAAGATAATCCCAAAAAACAAAAATGTATTTGAAATGAGTACACTGCCCATAACAATATTTAGCTTCTTTACCTTTTTTATAGTTGAGAATATCTCCATAACAAATATCATCATGGATATCAAAACCACAGTGCCACCGTATGGAAGCAGAGCAGGAAAACCTAAAAATCCTACTACCATTAGAATTGTTCCAATGCCAAGAAGCGGCCAGATAACATAAAAAAGCTCAACTGCAGAATGTCCTACTTCCAGAACAACTGGGATTAACTGTGCCATAGCACCAAAAATTACCATCATTACAAAACCGAGTAAGAATAAATGCACAAAGCTCAATACTTTTGGATCTTGCAATAATAGATTATCAGAAGTAAAAAAGAATATAAATACAGATGCTAGTAGGTAAAACAGACTCCCCAAAATGAAAAATGGAGAGATAAGTTTAAATGGAGGCGCAAAATCTTGCGAGATAGAAAACATTTTACTCTTTTAGTGACAAGCTGTTTGAGTTAAATCAGAATCAACACCTGAATTTACATTTGTAAATGTGATTTTAACTAAACCGCCATCCATATTTTCAACAGTGTGAGCTATATCAGCTTCAAGTTTAGCAAATAGTCCTCCAGGTGATTTAAAATTAATCATTACAAGAGTATTGTTCGTATTTTTGATAAGTCTTAAGCCACTCATGGCATTTACCATTGGATCTGGTGGTCCACATTTTGATGAATCAAAGTAATAAGTGCTTACTCCATCTTTCGCTAATTCAAAAAAATCTACAGTTGCACCAGCTACTTCTATTTTATTCGCTTCTATTGGTATCAATGACATATAAAACCCTTTTATTTTTAATTATATGTCTATTGTAATCTAGATTTATCCATTCAGCATTGATATGTATCAACAATCACTATATATTATTTATTTAGTCAAATATTGTCACTTTTTATCTGATTTGACCACTTCCATAAATTTTAAATTTATATGTAGTAAGTCCTTCTATTCCCATTGGTCCACGTGCATGAAGTTTATTTGTACTGATCCCAACTTCTGCACCAAAACCAAAAGCTCCGCCATCAGTAAAGCGTGTTGAAGCATTTACATAAACACACGCTGAATCTATGGCATTTAAAAACTTCTCTGCTGTTGTAATATCCTCAGTTATGATAGATTCAGAGTGCCCTGAACCAAATCTTATAATATGCTCGATTGCACCTTCTACACCATCAACAACTTTTATATTTAAAATATTTGCCAAATATTCTGTGTCATAGTCTTTATCATTTGCATGCTTTACTTCAATGATAGCTTGAGTCTCTAAACAGCCCTTTAGTTCTGTATGAGCCTTGTCAAACTCTTTTTTCAACTGAGGTAGAGCAAGAGATGAAATAGCACGGTCTACTAAAAGTGTCTCCATAGCATTACAAACACCTGGTCTTTGAACTTTTGCATTTATAGCTATTGCAATTGCGTTGTCAAGTTTTGCATCTTTGTCTATATATGTATGACACTGACCTTTATCATGCTTAACCACACTTACAGTTGCATTTTCACTCACATACTTTATAAGACCTGCTCCACCACGAGGTATAATAAGGTCAACATATTTATCCATCTTGATAAGTTTAGCAACACCCTCTCTTGAAGAATCTTCTAAAAGTGATACTAAAGATGTAGGCAAATCATTTTTAGCTAATACACCTTGAAGAACTTTTGCAATTGCTCTATTTGAATTTTCTGCTTCTTTTCCACCTTTGAGCACACATACATTAGAGCTTTTAAAACATAATGCTGCTGTATCACTTGTTACATTTGGACGAGACTCATATATAATGCCAATTACTCCAATAGGAATACTGACCTTCTCTATTTTAAGTCCATCTTCCGTAACCCAACCATCAAGTACACGACCAACAGGCTCTTTTAGTGCGGCTATCTCTTCTATTGCTACAGCCATTGCATCTATTCTGCTCTCATCTAATAATAGTCTATCTTTTAAAGCCGATGTCAACTTGTTTTTATGAGCATCACTCATATCTACTGCATTAGCTTCCAATAGCTCAGAAGACTTGCTTCTAAGAGCCCCAGCCATCTCTTTTAAGATTCTATTTTTGTCGCTCCCACTGATAGCAGATAAAATTCTACTTCCACTCTTTGCTTCTTCTAAAAATTTTTCCATTTAACACTCCGTCATTCTCGGGCCGGACCCGGGGAATCTAATAATAATGCTATACTATCATAAAAATATTAACTTTAGTCGTCTTAGCGACGCAAGCAAAGATAAAGGGACTTGTTCCTTTTTCGAAATAATACAATTAAGGAATATTATGAAAACTATCACTTTTATCGGAAATGGGAACATGGCACTCAGCATTGCTAAAGGTTTAAAAGAGAACTATAAAATAGAAGTAGTTGGTAGAAGTCTTGAAAAACTTGAAAAATTCGAAGAGAGTCTTGGCATAAAAATAGATAAATATATACTTGAAGACTTTGATTTAAGTGATAAAACAATCTTACTTTGTGTAAAGCCTGCGAATGTTGAGGAAGTATCTTCTAAAATAAAAGGTAGAGCT
Protein-coding regions in this window:
- a CDS encoding glutamate-5-semialdehyde dehydrogenase, with amino-acid sequence MEKFLEEAKSGSRILSAISGSDKNRILKEMAGALRSKSSELLEANAVDMSDAHKNKLTSALKDRLLLDESRIDAMAVAIEEIAALKEPVGRVLDGWVTEDGLKIEKVSIPIGVIGIIYESRPNVTSDTAALCFKSSNVCVLKGGKEAENSNRAIAKVLQGVLAKNDLPTSLVSLLEDSSREGVAKLIKMDKYVDLIIPRGGAGLIKYVSENATVSVVKHDKGQCHTYIDKDAKLDNAIAIAINAKVQRPGVCNAMETLLVDRAISSLALPQLKKEFDKAHTELKGCLETQAIIEVKHANDKDYDTEYLANILNIKVVDGVEGAIEHIIRFGSGHSESIITEDITTAEKFLNAIDSACVYVNASTRFTDGGAFGFGAEVGISTNKLHARGPMGIEGLTTYKFKIYGSGQIR